From Daucus carota subsp. sativus chromosome 6, DH1 v3.0, whole genome shotgun sequence, the proteins below share one genomic window:
- the LOC108228130 gene encoding protein ENHANCED DISEASE RESISTANCE 4 — protein MTSQMNTKVRLVRCPRCRQVLPELADVPVYKCGGCGAILQAKNRKRDTQDTGSLVPDADPSQTHGLDHVITPSMNESDSDKSLERHGSGLDRRKEGLGGLNQSHERHDSDVSSCHDNTGSSPETSGHAEVEENKFPLVQYDAENQNKLGDDDSRHPQDTCAPNEILSSPEVDLHEDKSLSPRKEDENRYSSGNISDGGQNDSQISKKELPISTTFSRDISSYDESSENGNFSPASANDRYIDEDSENHSRSRSPAAVAYPDTSPEGRAHKAQSSSTESDSPDNQMFPFSDSMKQAQEETLPDFQRVSSADTLENMPQVYARNDLGVTLRSPTAKNYYAYDVNTSSCEETENQVPSQHFRSARRNFKDTESNSTRGMPKNEELMVNHRMSNETVLPPRPINFSENVSVKKHQSKGSNWNRGELHEPTRHSHPINNTIMERGEYLSRPPIYSKVSQPVRDGSSSSYDQRSLPERTVDPESDKMELLKMVYELQDQLNRAHLSKGRVHDKFSGRVAKEEELLHAHSNLFVPNKERYPEPNYPRYPERRDNDRYWSQQAPHMGFSGDANHYRNEVDCSCSRCYRQEHHYSAQMPRYAYYDERHNMAYHRHNSHSPHHSASGSPHHYIPSEFMWSRESDGKPEKSYEVNKQQQPAKQHFRPIAGGAPIIVCYCCNEILQLPADFLLFKRRCHRLRCSACTAVLKFSLEHRIHLVEYSAEPRTPPTSEVGGYTETMNLASASRASDYQHGDPVSSSDDYGQSYNRSSTDTEHFSPAPFQISNETSDRQKLSASNPFESKKDGKKIIIQDSRNTYKSSRETFELGGPSKVFEPVNVSEIEEVSEGGSPLHRLMGYPSPGRLVYRYSADV, from the exons ATGACCAGTCAGATGAACACTAAAGTTCGATTGGTAAGATGTCCAAGATGCCGGCAGGTTCTTCCTGAGTTGGCAGATGTTCCTGTGTATAAATGCGGAGGATGTGGTGCAATTCTACAAG CTAAAAATAGGAAAAGAGATACTCAAGACACAGGATCACTTGTACCTGATGCAGATCCTTCCCAGACACATGGCCTGGACCATGTGATAACACCTTCTATGAATGAATCTGATTCAGACAAATCTCTCGAAAGGCATGGGAGTGGTCTTGATCGCAGAAAGGAGGGGCTTGGAGGTTTAAATCAGTCTCATGAACGTCATGATTCGGATGTCAGTTCTTGTCATGACAATACAGGGTCATCACCAGAAACCAGCGGACATGCAGAAGTGGAGGAGAATAAATTTCCATTGGTCCAATATGACGCAGAGAATCAAAACAAACTGGGGGATGATGATAGCCGGCATCCTCAAGACACTTGTGCACCTAATGAAATCTTGTCATCACCTGAAGTTGATCTTCACGAGGACAAATCTTTGTCACCAAGAAAAGAGGATGAAAATCGATACTCATCAGGAAATATCAGTGATGGAGGTCAAAATGATTCTCAAATTAGCAAGAAGGAATTGCCTATAAGCACAACTTTTTCAAGGGATATTTCTTCTTATGATGAATCTTCTGAAAATGGAAATTTTTCACCAGCATCAGCAAATGATAGATATATAGACGAGGATTCAGAGAATCATTCAAGGTCCAGAAGTCCAGCTGCAGTAGCTTATCCTGACACTAGTCCAGAGGGCCGAGCCCACAAGGCACAGAGTTCCTCCACTGAAAGTGATTCTCCAGATAATCAGATGTTTCCTTTCTCAGATTCAATGAAACAAGCTCAGGAGGAAACTCTCCCAGACTTCCAGCGTGTTAGCTCAGCTGACACCTTGGAAAATATGCCCCAAGTTTATGCCAGAAACGACCTTGGTGTTACTCTTAGATCGCCAACTGCGAAAAATTACTATGCCTATGACGTTAACACATCTTCTTGTGAGGAAACTGAAAATCAAGTTCCCAGCCAGCATTTTCGCTCAGCAAGAAGGAACTTTAAGGACACTGAATCAAATAGTACCAGAGGAATGCctaaaaatgaagaattaatGGTTAATCATAGAATGAGTAATGAGACCGTACTCCCTCCTCGTCCAATCAATTTCTCAGAAAATGTATCAGTGAAAAAGCATCAAAGCAAAGGAAGCAATTGGAATCGAGGTGAGTTACATGAACCTACAAGGCATAGTCATCCAATTAACAATACGATTATGGAGAGAGGTGAATACCTGTCTAGACCTCCAATTTATTCGAAGGTCTCTCAACCAGTCAGAGATGGCAGCTCTTCGAGTTATGATCAAAGAAGTTTACCTGAGAGAACAGTAGACCCTGAATCTGATAAGATGGAACTGTTAAAAATGGTCTATGAACTGCAGGATCAACTTAATAGAGCTCATCTATCTAAAGGTAGAGTGCATGATAAATTCAGTGGTAGAGTTGCTAAGGAAGAAGAACTATTACATGCACACAGTAATCTCTTTGTTCCTAATAAAGAAAGATATCCTGAGCCAAATTATCCCAGGTATCCTGAACGACGTGATAATGATAGATATTGGTCGCAGCAAGCACCACACATGGGATTTTCAGGGGATGCCAATCACTACAGAAACGAAGTTGACTGTTCCTGTTCGCGTTGTTACCGTCAAGAGCATCATTACTCGGCACAGATGCCTCGATATGCCTACTATGATGAAAGGCACAATATGGCCTATCATAGACACAATAGTCACAGTCCCCACCATTCTGCTTCTGGAAGTCCTCATCATTATATACCTTCTGAGTTTATGTGGAGTCGTGAGTCAGATGGTAAACCTGAAAAAAGTTACGAGGTTAATAAGCAGCAGCAGCCAGCAAAGCAACACTTCCGACCAATAGCAGGTGGGGCTCCTATTATTGTATGTTATTGTTGCAATGAAATCCTTCAGTTGCCAGCAGATTTTCTCCTATTTAAAAGAAGATGCCATCGGTTGAGATGCAGTGCATGTACTGCAGTCTTAAAATTTTCGTTAGAACACCGGATCCATTTAGTTGAATATAGCGCTGAACCGAGGACACCTCCAACCAGTGAGGTTGGAGGGTACACTGAGACGATGAATTTGGCATCAGCATCTCGTGCAAGTGATTATCAACACGGTGATCCAGTGTCATCTTCTGATGATTATGGGCAATCTTATAACAGAAGCTCGACAGATACAGAACATTTCTCTCCAGCTCCATTTCAGATCTCAAATGAGACATCAGATCGCCAGAAATTGTCAGCTAGTAACCCTTTCGAGAGCAAGAAGGACGGGAAGAAAATTATCATACAAGACTCTAGAAATACTTACAAGAGTAGTAGGGAAACCTTTGAGCTTGGAGGACCTTCCAAGGTGTTTGAGCCAGTGAATGTCTCAGAAATAGAAGAAGTATCAGAAGGCGGTTCTCCCCTTCATCGGCTTATGGGGTATCCATCCCCAGGCCGTCTTGTATATCGATATTCAGCTGATGTCTGA
- the LOC108226866 gene encoding uncharacterized protein LOC108226866 isoform X1 has protein sequence MELQCCGEYEAERRKCKSKPLTIQKYLDFCEYHKHSDLTADHLRKIISIHGFKSLRKVKKEVLIDAVDSIKLMDLTRSTINDDTVSSYAFITSEEAIKDLICLNWIECSVTSFKTLNSDLTSLQNAGTFGSKTLAMKKKRAKMIKPKEGIQPVCSLASGDQCSVAKGSIGDCAAADHVSPSSLLPEEGGERPTRKRQAPGRLEGYVRL, from the exons atggagttGCAGTGCTGCGGAGAATATGAAGCAGAAAGGCGGAAGTGCAAGAGCAAGCCACTGACGATACAAAAGTACCTCGATTTCTGTGAATACCACAAGCATTCCGATCTCACCGCCGATCATCTTAGAAag ATAATCAGCATTCATGGATTCAAATCGCTGCGGAAAGTTAAAAAG GAGGTGCTGATTGATGCGGTAGACTCAATTAAGCTGATGGATCTGACTCGTTCCACTATCAATGATGATACCGTATCTTCATACGCGTTTATCACTTCTGAAGAGGCGATCAAGGACCTAATCTGCCTTAACTGGATTGAATGCTCTGTGACTTCCTTTAAAACATTGAACTCCGACTTGACCAGTCTTCAGAATGCTGGTACCTTTGGTTCGAAAACGTTAGCAATGAAAAAGAAGCGGGCAAAGATGATCAAACCAAAGGAAGGAATTCAACCAGTCTGCTCGTTGGCCTCTGGTGATCAGTGTTCTGTTGCTAAGGGGAGCATTGGTGATTGTGCTGCTGCTGATCATGTCAGTCCGTCTTCTTTGTTG CCTGAGGAGGGTGGAGAACGACCTACACGCAAACGACAAGCACCGGGAAGATTGGAAGGTTATGTGAGGCTCTGA
- the LOC108192922 gene encoding transcription elongation factor TFIIS produces the protein MEAELIELYEAAKKSADLAAGDGVEESSPEEDRCVDALKQLKKFPVNYQLLVSTQVGKQLRHLTKHPRKRIQTLASNLIGVWKNIIVEETTKSKKNGNLVSKDSVKEEPVHTSGAKKFARVNSVKVEKASKTENVKLEKTNSSSSLVSETISKSESISTVKKVEHFDSFKIEKSSSGNSSKVEKEITKEVTSDVRKPRATVRPIGSTAPPKMSSVTLCKDPLRDKVRELLSEALLKVSGEVGEELREEADASDPYRVAVSLESAMYEKWGKSNGAQKFKYRSIMFNIKDSQNPDFRRKILLGHVKPDQVLLMTPEEMASDERQRQNKEIKDKALFDCERGGARQASTDQFKCGRCKKNECTYYQMQTRSADEPMTTYVTCVNCDNRWKFC, from the exons ATGGAGGCGGAGCTAATTGAGCTGTACGAGGCGGCGAAAAAGTCGGCCGATTTGGCCGCCGGCGACGGAGTGGAGGAGTCGTCGCCGGAAGAAGACCGATGCGTTGATGCGTTGAAACAGCTCAAGAAGTTCCCTGTTAATTATCAACTCCTTGTCTCTACTCAG GTTGGTAAACAACTTCGACACTTAACGAAACATCCTAGGAAGAGGATTCAGACTTTGGCTTCCAACTTGATTGGTGTATGGAAGAATATAATTGTCGAGGAAACAACAAAGAGTAAGAAAAATGGGAACTTGGTTAGCAAAGATTCCGTAAAAGAAGAGCCTGTCCATACTTCTGGTGCTAAGAAGTTTGCAAGGGTGAACTCAGTGAAGGTTGAGAAGGCCTCCAAAACAGAAAATGTGAAGCTTGAGAAAACAAACTCCAGCAGCTCTCTGGTGTCTGAGACAATTTCAAAGTCTGAAAGTATATCCACTGTAAAAAAGGTTGAACATTTCGATAGTTTCAAGATCGAAAAGAGTTCTTCTGGGAATTCCTCGAAAGTTGAAAAAGAAATAACCAAAGAAGTGACTTCTGATGTGAGAAAACCTAGAGCAACAGTGAGACCAATAGGAAGCACCGCTCCTCCCAAGATGTCTTCTGTTACTCTCTGTAAGGATCCGTTGCGTGATAAAGTTCGAGAGCTGTTATCAGAGGCTTTACTTAAAGTTTCAGGTGAGGTTGGTGAAGAACTACGAGAAGAAGCAGACGCCTCTGACCCATATAGAGTTGCTGTTTCCTTGGAGTCGGCTATGTATGAGAAGTGGGGCAAATCTAACGGGGCACAGAAGTTCAAGTATAGATCAATAATGTTTAATATCAAGGATTCCCAGAACCCTGATTTTCGGAGGAAAATCCTTCTTGGGCATGTCAAGCCTGATCAAGTTCTGCTTATGACTCCTGAAGAAATGGCAAGTGACGAGAGGCAGCGTCAGAACAAAGAAATAAAAGATAAAGCCTTGTTTGATTGTGAGCGAGGAGGAGCACGACAGGCCAGTACTGATCAATTCAAGTGCGGCCGGTGTAAGAAAAATGAGTGTACTTACTATCAGATGCAGACTCGGAGTGCTGATGAACCCATGACAACATATGTGACATGTGTGAACTGTGATAACCGCTGGAAATTTTGTTAA
- the LOC108226866 gene encoding uncharacterized protein LOC108226866 isoform X2, translated as MELQCCGEYEAERRKCKSKPLTIQKYLDFCEYHKHSDLTADHLRKIISIHGFKSLRKVKKEVLIDAVDSIKLMDLTRSTINDDTVSSYAFITSEEAIKDLICLNWIECSVTSFKTLNSDLTSLQNAGTFGSKTLAMKKKRAKMIKPKEGIQPVCSLASGDQCSVAKGSIGDCAAADHPEEGGERPTRKRQAPGRLEGYVRL; from the exons atggagttGCAGTGCTGCGGAGAATATGAAGCAGAAAGGCGGAAGTGCAAGAGCAAGCCACTGACGATACAAAAGTACCTCGATTTCTGTGAATACCACAAGCATTCCGATCTCACCGCCGATCATCTTAGAAag ATAATCAGCATTCATGGATTCAAATCGCTGCGGAAAGTTAAAAAG GAGGTGCTGATTGATGCGGTAGACTCAATTAAGCTGATGGATCTGACTCGTTCCACTATCAATGATGATACCGTATCTTCATACGCGTTTATCACTTCTGAAGAGGCGATCAAGGACCTAATCTGCCTTAACTGGATTGAATGCTCTGTGACTTCCTTTAAAACATTGAACTCCGACTTGACCAGTCTTCAGAATGCTGGTACCTTTGGTTCGAAAACGTTAGCAATGAAAAAGAAGCGGGCAAAGATGATCAAACCAAAGGAAGGAATTCAACCAGTCTGCTCGTTGGCCTCTGGTGATCAGTGTTCTGTTGCTAAGGGGAGCATTGGTGATTGTGCTGCTGCTGATCAT CCTGAGGAGGGTGGAGAACGACCTACACGCAAACGACAAGCACCGGGAAGATTGGAAGGTTATGTGAGGCTCTGA
- the LOC108226329 gene encoding thioredoxin H-type-like encodes MGPCVSKPSTKDDDVDDHFSKSKLGASNITLVTDMDKWEEMLSEADEAGKIVLVNFSADWCNPCRDVLPVFRSLAETYTSIMFLIVDVDELAEFSTSWEIKATPTFFFLKDGQELDKLVGANKEELKRRTDVMAKSLTNSRSLVSNRDQNSSQSRTDDNAKMQNVGTN; translated from the exons ATGGGACCTTGTGTGAGCAAG CCTTCAACAAAAGATGATGATGTAGACGATCACTTTTCCAAATCAAAACTTGGGGCTAGTAACATTACGCTAGTCACTGATATGGACAAGTGGGAAGAAATGCTATCAGAAGCTGATGAGGCCGGCAAGATA GTTTTGGTAAATTTTAGTGCAGACTGGTGTAATCCCTGTAGAGATGTATTACCCGTGTTTCGTAGTCTTGCAGAAACATACACTTCTATAATGTTCTTAATAGTGGACGTGGATGAACTAGCT GAATTTAGCACGTCATGGGAAATCAAGGCGACTCCAACCTTTTTCTTTCTTAAAGATGGGCAAGAATTGGATAAACTTGTGGGAGCCAACAAGGAAGAGCTTAAGAGGAGGACCGATGTCATGGCCAAATCTCTAACCAATTCGCGTAGTCTTGTATCAAATCGAGACCAAAACTCTAGCCAGAGTAGGACGGATGATAATGCAAAAATGCAGAACGTCGGAACAAATTAG
- the LOC108224365 gene encoding protein NETWORKED 4B — MKGLIPYSRGLDSHIRPENPKWLAENIEEVDKILEEIRRLTEDEYFEVTDAEGCHQQKPQLVAHATRIGDMYKLLAERYNHLTEEVRLQISSPVNMKNSAIIDSGSQRMSPLQTPDQKFISPRSEQDGDSKMYPGLFSGSPDSSSKEASEYSTSSDSESESFYSTTNKDTVSPMSIMSKVPASKFVEQTESQGTEVMVQKVKEEYVDGTANVRESEDSDMLSGRLAAYEDELVIAREKLQFLENENARLEGELKTQQSVTVLTDISNAQLHAQQSEQMQDAKLEMEKRKVLELQYQVAELQCQIDDSKGYVELLMQELKMYREKLRGSEEEIEKLKKEHCDKVSEATLQFQIQLESAYKNIGLLTANLNLEHDQVVELEEKILGYAADKLQHDKEITALKLELSDAHKNFSEAKELLQSDLSGLLEQNTKLNAIVEDFEAQIISLEKEIYRCKFENVEMQALHDAQVIDLQVDIENLKAEVKDKSEQVEAVNKNLDMLILNYDVLMENKDVKVENLEAEVKDKGEQVKALNKNLDMLTLNYDVLMENKDVKVENLNAELSSKNDEIREMKNHLNQLQLENVEMVAESKRGRKLADELNEKVVELQNEVDRQLAMISDQAEKKREAIRQLCFSVEHYRNRYQELRQAFLAR; from the exons ATGAAGGGTTTAATACCATACTCCAGGGGGCTGGATAGTCACATCCGTCCTGAAAATCCTAAATGGCTTGCAGAAAATATTGAGG AGGTTGATAAGATTCTTGAAGAAATTCGAAGGTTGACAGAAGATGAATATTTTGAAGTTACAGACGCTGAAGGTTGTCATCAACAAAAGCCACAGCTGGTAGCCCACGCTACAAGGATTGGTGACATGTATAAATTACTGGCGGAGCGCTATAATCATTTGACTGAAGAAGTTCGCTTGCAAATTTCTTCTCCAGTTAACATGAAAAATTCTGCTATTATTGACAGTGGTTCTCAACGTATGTCTCCCTTGCAAACTCCAGATCAGAAATTTATTAGTCCCAGATCAGAACAGGATGGTGATTCCAAAATGTATCCAGGTTTATTTAGTGGAAGCCCTGATTCTTCTTCGAAAGAAGCTTCTGAATATTCCACGTCATCAGACTCAGAATCTGAATCTTTCTACTCCACCACCAACAAGGACACCGTTTCACCTATGAGTATTATGAGCAAAGTCCCAGCCAGCAAATTTGTTGAACAAACTGAGTCTCAGGGAACTGAAGTGATGGTCCAAAAGGTAAAGGAAGAATATGTAGATGGCACAGCTAATGTAAGAGAATCTGAAGATTCTGACATGTTATCTGGACGACTTGCTGCATATGAAGATGAGCTGGTAATCGCAAGGGAAAAACTTCAATTTTTGGAAAATGAAAATGCCAGGTTGGAGGGTGAGCTCAAGACGCAACAATCAGTGACAGTTTTGACAGATATCTCGAATGCTCAGCTTCATGCACAGCAGTCTGAACAAATGCAAGATGCAAAACTTGAAATGGAAAAACGTAAGGTGCTGGAGCTACAATATCAGGTGGCCGAATTACAATGTCAGATTGATGACTCGAAAGGTTATGTTGAGTTATTGATGCAAGAGTTGAAGATGTACAGAGAAAAACTTAGGGGCTCAGAGGAAGAAATTGAGAAACTGAAAAAAGAGCACTGTGATAAGGTTTCTGAAGCAACTCTTCAGTTTCAAATTCAACTTGAATCTGCTTATAAAAATATAGGCTTGTTAACGGCCAATCTTAATTTGGAACACGATCAAGTTGTGGAGTTGGAGGAGAAAATTCTGGGATATGCTGCTGACAAATTACAGCATGACAAAGAAATCACTGCATTGAAGCTAGAATTGTCTGATGCTCACAAAAACTTCTCTGAGGCGAAAGAACTTCTTCAAAGTGATTTATCTGGTCTGTTAGAACAGAATACCAAATTGAATGCAATAGTTGAAGACTTTGAAGCGCAGATTATATCACTTGAAAAAGAGATCTATCGCTGCAAATTTGAAAATGTGGAAATGCAAGCGTTACATGATGCTCAAGTGATCGACTTGCAAGTTGACATTGAAAATTTGAAGGCTGAAGTAAAAGATAAAAGCGAGCAAGTGGAGGCTGTGAATAAAAACCTTGATATGCTCATACTGAACTATGATGTGCTGATGGAGAACAAAGACGTGAAGGTTGAAAATCTGGAGGCTGAAGTAAAAGATAAAGGCGAGCAAGTGAAGGCTCTGAATAAAAACCTTGATATGCTCACACTGAACTATGATGTGCTGATGGAGAACAAAGACGTGAAGGTTGAAAACCTCAATGCTGAACTGTCATCCAAGAATGACGAAATCCGAGAAATGAAGAATCATCTAAATCAGTTGCAGCTGGAGAATGTAGAAATGGTTGCTGAATCTAAAAGAGGAAGAAAGCTTGCAGATGAACTAAATGAGAAAGTGGTGGAACTTCAGAATGAGGTGGACAGGCAGTTAGCTATGATTTCAGATCAAGCTGAGAAGAAGAGGGAGGCTATAAGGCAGCTATGCTTCTCTGTCGAGCATTACAGAAATAGATATCAAGAACTTCGTCAGGCATTCTTGGCTCGGTGA